One genomic window of Oleomonas cavernae includes the following:
- a CDS encoding glycosyltransferase family 4 protein: MAKILLDISRLVGRDPERPPSGIDRMEYAYLCHFLNQPRQRVGFFTIRGNGFRRITWEDAYERRDDIAANWIDRVNPDLHRRLRRFSPLMDRFVKAGERLIGERAEPVPEVKGRAMFKRGAPSSILLSVSHGGIDKKGLWENLKQRFDARLAVYLHDLIPYHHPEFARAGEDRRHVARLETMINTSDLVLTNSHVTAHDFKAFCAQTEQSPPPIKVLPLGVAPVYRNLKPTPHQEAVPWFIMIGTIEPRKNHNLLLAIWRRLHGILGDKTPKLILIGRRGWEIENTERILDRCVALRDCVVELPSLSDAQLIELLRRANALLFPSFVEGYGLPIAEALTVGIPVICSDIPAFHEVGGDVPDFIDPLDGPKWLDTILDYASGQSAARAAQIERIKNYQPPSWERHFSMLEASLARHCGLDSPAGQLAQASTAVLDAAPDPFAVTPGD; encoded by the coding sequence ATGGCAAAGATCCTTCTTGATATTTCCCGACTGGTCGGCCGCGATCCGGAGCGCCCGCCCTCCGGTATCGATCGGATGGAGTATGCCTATCTTTGCCATTTTCTGAATCAGCCCCGGCAGCGGGTCGGCTTCTTCACCATTCGCGGCAACGGCTTCCGCCGCATCACCTGGGAAGATGCCTATGAGCGGCGTGACGACATCGCCGCCAACTGGATCGACCGCGTCAATCCCGACCTGCATCGCCGCCTGCGCCGCTTCTCCCCCTTGATGGACCGCTTCGTCAAGGCAGGCGAGCGCCTGATAGGCGAGCGGGCCGAGCCGGTTCCCGAGGTCAAGGGCCGCGCCATGTTCAAGCGCGGCGCGCCCTCCTCCATCCTGCTGTCGGTCTCGCACGGCGGCATCGACAAGAAGGGCCTGTGGGAGAATCTCAAGCAGCGTTTCGATGCCCGCCTGGCGGTCTATCTCCACGACCTGATCCCCTATCATCACCCCGAATTCGCCCGGGCGGGCGAGGACCGCCGCCACGTCGCCAGGCTCGAGACCATGATCAACACCTCGGATCTGGTGCTCACGAATTCCCACGTCACGGCCCACGACTTCAAGGCCTTCTGCGCGCAGACCGAACAGTCGCCGCCGCCGATCAAGGTCCTGCCGCTGGGCGTCGCCCCGGTCTACCGCAACCTCAAGCCCACGCCGCACCAGGAAGCCGTGCCCTGGTTCATCATGATCGGCACGATCGAGCCGCGGAAGAACCACAATCTGCTGCTGGCGATCTGGCGCCGCCTGCACGGCATCCTGGGCGACAAGACGCCGAAGCTGATCCTGATCGGCCGCCGCGGCTGGGAAATCGAGAACACCGAGCGGATTCTCGATCGCTGCGTCGCCCTGCGCGATTGCGTCGTCGAACTGCCCAGCCTGTCGGACGCCCAGTTGATCGAGTTGCTGCGCCGGGCCAATGCCCTGCTGTTCCCCTCGTTCGTCGAAGGCTACGGCCTGCCGATCGCCGAAGCCCTGACCGTCGGCATTCCGGTGATCTGCTCCGACATACCGGCCTTCCACGAGGTCGGCGGTGATGTCCCCGATTTCATCGATCCCCTGGACGGCCCCAAATGGCTGGACACGATCCTCGACTATGCCTCGGGGCAATCGGCCGCGCGGGCGGCGCAGATCGAGCGGATCAAGAATTATCAGCCGCCGTCGTGGGAGCGCCACTTCAGCATGCTGGAGGCATCGCTGGCCCGCCACTGCGGCCTTGATTCACCGGCAGGACAGCTTGCCCAGGCCTCGACCGCGGTGCTCGATGCCGCGCCGGATCCATTTGCGGTAACCCCTGGCGATTGA
- a CDS encoding glycosyltransferase family protein yields MQELKGSSVKVAIICPSLGKSCGIARYSHYVATSLKKLGIGTALLRSSSDLFTVREDAAPFDFILVQHEYGLFDNLSPLGTGEATSTLVGNIERYQVAYPGTRSAIIMHTIVLTDHVLNIMNQCLFGSAIPVFNLNGRGCYELAIPHLEHGVFVHEPEGEPKARPPRSTPSQRRDRPTVGSFGLLSPNKKPTLIIDICERAQANFIGNFATTSRTAARELNDYAERLKVPATVFTDFCEESDLLDRLAPMDFGIVTQDPITHWATSGSIRFLFNFGVPVLVPYGPQFEDCGEGVIFAHQDEMHFRIDELFASTEAYERASERARSFAEKYEMSKVYAQFLALLADTPPSHLTAYRMRNFRDQRRSLTLIDMMLLGKVDEGIDSADAEQEIIAACASSDAEAADEALQAVIDKQFAETPLKFSVACEGLITPYLEATDRLTLLTSCATLPSNLFQVERFLSHDDTLPPVVRREALRDIQGIQREYHEVVSNRIFSASVTGKLVKQLFPETYGSVGRDAVQQLRRVMQDYIDRIGFRGSANSAPIRIPVLLIMPAAKILSYLARVGGLAAKDLLDLVGTCGLPTDIFDDRLVWVESAAKFIQAQTTAQLSVSTGSPLEFHTRYRAYKAEFAMMSNEQFVYSALALFFKSQPSRGRLQEICNAIDGKTRTEALIHISQQPEATLFQSAVVDIDTPASHEDLPKPILMKKIIDEFFLSESGTFDNAVGDQNFFQIARFWLFDCLRSALANDLFKEKTGFAVKPAAKLFPPKPEPTWLPEEQAPAFIQALSGPLAATARKVLFGARVDEAALDELAPGLAAARNLVDLSLLVGDSLTLTINVQPEPWAKLAAQIPARARTTNLSFKDKDANAKSMPIFDPSWVGEAVSAGLPDRVWANVWNSISRFTAAKIVAPSEFRRVSPWVIAIDQVTEEDEFDFVIVHKGQIDTMQAWLKQEIAKKWQPYFANEVFIVFSKPEVSPLFFDEIHVRVAKDLLPPKRKGLGKLLAR; encoded by the coding sequence ATGCAGGAGCTTAAGGGTTCATCGGTGAAGGTCGCGATCATCTGCCCGTCGCTGGGCAAGAGCTGCGGTATCGCCCGGTATTCCCACTATGTCGCCACCTCGCTGAAGAAATTGGGGATCGGCACCGCGCTGCTGCGCTCGTCGTCCGACCTGTTCACCGTCCGGGAAGACGCCGCCCCGTTCGACTTCATCCTGGTCCAGCACGAATACGGCCTGTTCGACAACCTGTCGCCGCTGGGTACGGGCGAGGCCACCTCGACCCTGGTCGGCAACATCGAGCGTTACCAGGTAGCCTATCCGGGCACCCGGTCGGCGATCATCATGCACACGATCGTGCTGACCGATCACGTCCTCAACATCATGAACCAATGCCTGTTCGGCTCGGCCATCCCGGTGTTCAACCTGAACGGCCGGGGCTGCTACGAACTCGCCATTCCGCACCTGGAACACGGGGTCTTCGTCCATGAACCCGAAGGCGAGCCCAAGGCCAGGCCCCCGCGCAGCACCCCGTCCCAGCGCCGCGACCGTCCCACGGTGGGCAGCTTCGGCCTGCTGTCGCCCAACAAGAAGCCCACCCTGATCATCGATATCTGTGAGCGCGCGCAGGCGAACTTCATCGGCAATTTCGCCACCACCAGCCGCACCGCCGCGCGCGAACTCAACGACTATGCCGAGCGTCTGAAGGTGCCGGCAACGGTGTTCACCGACTTCTGCGAGGAAAGCGACCTCCTCGACCGGTTGGCGCCGATGGATTTCGGCATCGTCACCCAGGACCCCATCACGCACTGGGCGACCAGCGGCTCGATCCGCTTCCTGTTCAATTTCGGCGTGCCCGTGCTGGTTCCATACGGCCCGCAGTTCGAAGATTGCGGCGAAGGTGTGATCTTTGCCCACCAGGACGAGATGCACTTCCGCATCGACGAGCTGTTCGCCAGCACCGAAGCCTATGAACGTGCGTCGGAGCGTGCGCGCAGCTTTGCCGAAAAATATGAGATGTCGAAGGTCTATGCGCAATTCCTGGCGCTGCTGGCCGACACCCCGCCGTCGCACCTGACCGCCTATCGGATGCGCAATTTCCGCGATCAGCGCCGTTCGCTGACCCTGATCGACATGATGCTGCTGGGCAAGGTGGACGAGGGCATCGACAGCGCCGATGCCGAGCAGGAGATCATCGCCGCCTGTGCCTCGAGCGATGCCGAAGCGGCGGACGAGGCCCTGCAGGCCGTGATCGACAAGCAGTTCGCCGAAACCCCCTTGAAATTCAGCGTCGCCTGCGAGGGCCTGATCACGCCCTATCTCGAGGCGACCGACCGGCTGACCCTGCTCACCTCCTGCGCAACCCTGCCGTCCAACCTGTTCCAGGTCGAACGCTTCCTCAGCCACGACGACACCCTGCCCCCCGTCGTGCGCCGCGAGGCATTGCGTGATATCCAGGGTATCCAGCGCGAATACCACGAAGTCGTTTCCAACCGCATCTTCTCGGCCTCGGTGACGGGCAAGCTGGTCAAGCAATTGTTCCCGGAAACCTACGGTTCGGTCGGGCGCGACGCGGTGCAGCAGCTCCGCCGTGTCATGCAGGATTACATCGACCGGATCGGCTTCCGCGGCAGCGCCAACAGCGCCCCGATCCGCATCCCCGTGCTGCTGATCATGCCGGCGGCCAAGATCCTGTCCTATCTCGCCCGCGTCGGCGGCCTCGCAGCCAAGGATCTTCTCGACCTGGTCGGCACCTGCGGCCTGCCCACCGACATCTTCGACGACCGCCTGGTGTGGGTCGAATCGGCGGCCAAGTTCATCCAGGCGCAGACCACGGCGCAGCTGTCCGTCTCGACCGGCAGCCCGCTGGAGTTCCACACGCGCTATCGTGCCTACAAGGCCGAATTCGCCATGATGTCGAACGAACAGTTCGTCTATTCGGCGCTGGCCCTGTTCTTCAAGAGCCAGCCGTCGCGCGGCCGCCTGCAGGAAATCTGCAATGCGATCGACGGCAAGACCCGCACCGAGGCACTGATCCATATCTCGCAGCAACCGGAAGCCACCCTGTTCCAAAGCGCGGTGGTCGACATCGATACCCCGGCGTCGCACGAGGATCTGCCCAAGCCGATCTTGATGAAGAAGATCATCGACGAGTTCTTCCTGAGCGAGAGCGGCACCTTCGACAATGCCGTGGGCGACCAGAACTTCTTCCAGATCGCCCGCTTCTGGCTGTTCGACTGCCTGCGCAGCGCACTGGCCAACGATCTGTTCAAGGAAAAGACGGGCTTCGCCGTCAAGCCCGCCGCCAAGCTGTTCCCGCCCAAGCCGGAACCGACCTGGCTGCCCGAAGAACAGGCCCCGGCGTTCATTCAGGCACTGTCCGGCCCGCTGGCTGCCACGGCCCGAAAGGTGCTGTTCGGCGCGCGGGTCGACGAGGCGGCTCTCGATGAACTCGCGCCGGGCCTTGCCGCGGCCCGCAATCTGGTCGACCTCAGCCTGCTGGTCGGCGACAGCCTGACGCTGACCATCAACGTCCAGCCCGAACCATGGGCCAAGCTCGCGGCCCAGATCCCGGCCAGGGCACGGACCACCAACCTGTCCTTCAAGGACAAGGATGCCAACGCCAAGTCGATGCCGATCTTCGATCCCTCCTGGGTCGGCGAGGCGGTCAGTGCCGGCCTGCCGGATCGGGTCTGGGCCAATGTGTGGAATTCGATTTCCCGTTTCACCGCCGCCAAGATCGTCGCGCCATCGGAATTCCGCCGGGTCTCGCCCTGGGTGATTGCCATCGATCAGGTTACGGAAGAGGACGAATTCGACTTCGTCATCGTTCACAAAGGCCAGATCGACACCATGCAGGCTTGGCTGAAGCAGGAAATCGCCAAGAAATGGCAGCCCTACTTCGCCAACGAAGTGTTCATCGTCTTCAGCAAGCCGGAGGTCTCGCCGCTGTTCTTCGACGAGATCCATGTCCGGGTGGCCAAGGACCTGCTGCCGCCCAAGCGCAAGGGCCTGGGCAAGCTGCTGGCACGCTGA
- a CDS encoding DUF1800 domain-containing protein has protein sequence MSRDAFIAANRFGLGPRPGEYQALSGDPRGALLAQLSARPPVSDLPDTAGALVIANSRKAMMAEGNGEKALTDGRPDNPVRELYLREIGARFRRCVDSEAPLRERLVLFWSNHFTVSVVRSGVVPLAGVFEREAIAPHVTGRFEDLLRAAALHPAMLTYLDQARSVGPDSKVGQRRDAGLNENLGREILELHTLGVDGGYTQEDVIALAKILTGWSVVKGGGDAPKQFGFDINRHQPGDKVLVGTKIKEDGENETYAAFAMLARHPATARHLATKLVRHFVADDPPPEAVARIAKVYADSDGDLTAVTKALLALDTIWAAPLVKMKTPWELAVSVGRAAGSAEIMKDEAMLFRRLRGLGQAPFTAPSPAGWPDRTTDWLGPDALMRRIDLLSDVSAKISGSLDLEQLLTNTIAPVMAPQKLQFIRQAGDRASAVTMVFASAEFQRR, from the coding sequence ATGTCCAGGGATGCATTCATCGCGGCCAACCGCTTTGGCCTAGGCCCCAGGCCTGGGGAATACCAGGCGCTGTCGGGGGATCCCCGGGGTGCCCTGCTGGCCCAGCTCTCGGCCCGCCCACCCGTCAGCGATCTGCCGGACACCGCCGGCGCCCTGGTCATCGCCAATTCACGCAAGGCCATGATGGCCGAAGGCAACGGCGAGAAAGCCTTGACCGACGGCCGCCCCGACAACCCGGTGCGCGAACTCTACCTGCGCGAGATCGGCGCCCGTTTCCGGCGCTGCGTCGACAGCGAGGCGCCGCTGCGCGAACGGCTGGTGCTGTTCTGGTCCAATCACTTCACCGTCTCGGTGGTGCGCAGCGGCGTGGTGCCGCTGGCCGGCGTGTTCGAGCGCGAAGCCATCGCGCCCCATGTCACAGGACGGTTCGAAGACCTGCTGCGCGCTGCCGCCCTCCACCCCGCCATGCTGACCTATCTCGATCAGGCGCGCTCGGTCGGGCCCGATTCCAAGGTCGGCCAGCGGCGCGATGCCGGCCTGAACGAGAACCTGGGCCGCGAGATTCTGGAATTGCACACCTTGGGCGTCGACGGCGGCTATACCCAGGAGGACGTGATCGCCCTGGCCAAGATCCTGACCGGCTGGTCGGTGGTGAAGGGCGGCGGCGACGCGCCCAAGCAGTTCGGCTTCGACATCAATCGCCACCAGCCCGGCGACAAGGTTCTGGTCGGCACCAAAATCAAGGAAGACGGCGAGAACGAAACCTATGCCGCCTTCGCCATGCTGGCCCGCCACCCCGCGACCGCCAGGCATCTGGCGACCAAGCTCGTGCGCCACTTTGTGGCCGACGATCCCCCGCCCGAGGCGGTCGCCAGGATCGCCAAGGTCTATGCCGACAGTGACGGCGACCTGACCGCCGTGACCAAGGCCTTGCTCGCGCTCGACACCATATGGGCGGCACCGCTGGTCAAGATGAAGACGCCCTGGGAGCTGGCAGTGTCGGTCGGCCGGGCCGCCGGCAGCGCCGAAATCATGAAGGACGAGGCCATGCTGTTCCGCCGCCTGCGCGGCCTGGGCCAGGCGCCCTTCACCGCGCCCTCGCCCGCCGGCTGGCCTGATCGGACAACGGACTGGCTGGGGCCCGATGCCTTGATGCGCCGCATCGACCTGCTCTCGGACGTCTCGGCCAAGATCAGCGGCTCGCTCGATCTCGAGCAGTTGCTCACCAACACGATCGCCCCCGTGATGGCACCGCAGAAGTTGCAGTTCATCAGGCAAGCCGGTGACCGCGCGTCGGCGGTGACCATGGTCTTTGCCAGCGCCGAATTCCAGCGGAGGTAA
- a CDS encoding DUF1501 domain-containing protein has protein sequence MISNLNRRALLQAMLAGSLLATVPRVAFANTAGERRFVFVILRGGMDGLSAVPAFGDPDFATLRGPLAIAAPGKADGALALDDRFGLHPSLAPIHEMWAAGQMQVVHAASTPYRERSHFDAQNVLETGGAKPSGSGVGWLNRALGLMGSSGLGLAVSPSAPLMMSGPTQVATWVQGNDQPPSAYLLDAIDRLYGDDEAFHAALASARDTEDLLADAQTSSMMRERGLSRLAPAFKGLASLMRDQRGPRVATIEVTGWDTHSAQGNAKGRLATLLGQFGDGLATLKKDLGPVWAKTIVVAATEFGRTAAPNGTGGTDHGTAGAAFVLGGALNGARVLADWPGLSRDKLYEGRDLAPTSDLRGVFAAVLRDHLGLPEQDIRARVFVDAGSLQFQPDVVKV, from the coding sequence ATGATTTCGAACCTGAATCGCCGTGCCCTGCTTCAGGCGATGCTGGCCGGCAGCCTGCTGGCGACGGTCCCCCGCGTCGCCTTTGCCAATACCGCCGGCGAGCGCCGTTTCGTCTTCGTCATCCTGCGCGGCGGCATGGACGGCCTCTCGGCTGTGCCGGCCTTCGGCGACCCTGATTTCGCCACCCTGCGCGGGCCGCTGGCCATCGCCGCCCCGGGCAAGGCCGACGGCGCCCTGGCGCTGGACGATCGCTTCGGCCTGCATCCCAGCCTCGCGCCCATCCACGAGATGTGGGCGGCGGGACAGATGCAGGTGGTCCACGCCGCCAGCACGCCCTATCGCGAACGCTCTCACTTCGATGCCCAGAACGTCCTGGAAACTGGCGGCGCCAAGCCCTCGGGCTCCGGGGTCGGCTGGCTGAACCGGGCCCTGGGCCTGATGGGCAGCAGCGGCCTGGGCCTGGCGGTCAGCCCGTCCGCCCCCCTGATGATGTCCGGCCCGACCCAGGTCGCGACCTGGGTCCAGGGCAACGACCAGCCGCCCTCGGCCTATCTGCTCGATGCCATCGACCGCCTTTATGGCGACGACGAGGCCTTCCACGCCGCCCTGGCCTCGGCCCGCGATACCGAGGATCTGCTGGCCGACGCCCAGACCTCGTCGATGATGCGGGAACGCGGCCTGAGCCGGCTGGCCCCGGCCTTCAAGGGCCTGGCCAGCCTGATGCGCGACCAGCGTGGCCCGCGGGTGGCGACGATCGAGGTTACCGGCTGGGACACCCATTCGGCACAAGGCAACGCCAAGGGTCGCCTGGCGACCCTGCTCGGCCAGTTCGGCGACGGCCTGGCGACCTTGAAGAAGGATCTGGGCCCGGTGTGGGCCAAGACCATCGTGGTGGCCGCCACCGAATTCGGCCGCACCGCAGCACCCAACGGCACCGGCGGGACCGATCACGGCACCGCGGGCGCCGCCTTCGTCCTGGGCGGCGCGCTGAACGGCGCGCGGGTGCTGGCGGACTGGCCGGGCCTGTCGCGCGACAAGCTCTACGAGGGCCGCGACCTGGCGCCGACCAGCGACCTGCGCGGGGTCTTCGCCGCGGTGCTGCGCGACCATTTGGGGCTGCCCGAACAGGATATCCGCGCCCGCGTCTTCGTCGATGCGGGCTCGCTGCAGTTCCAGCCGGATGTGGTGAAGGTCTGA
- a CDS encoding DUF4394 domain-containing protein, which produces MTTIGLTDNNQLVRFDESSPSAATVTAITGVTGRLLGIDFRPVDGLLYGISSTNRVYEIDINTGQATLTSTLSVAFGNQPGGTDFNPVPDRLRLIGEDGRNYRVNVDSGVVSVDGSLAYDENEANFGDAPGVTAAAYTNSVAGATTTDLYNFDSANNAFVLQDPPNSGILFNLGPADVDITGYDIVTRDGGGEDSYGVAGSTLYQVDSNTGELTLIGTVGGANPIELLDLSVVTLRAAQVFTLNDNSNIRTSAGGAETVKGLGGNDTLTGSDAIDILFGGLGNDTLTGLGGNDRLLGQDGNDTLAGGLGDDRIDGGAGIDTASYATAAGTLLIDLAINGLAQATGQGNDILLGVENLIGSAFNDVLRGANGAANSLTGGTGNDTLEGRSGDDTLAGGVGNDTALGGLGNDTLTGGDGDDTLNGGIGADTMKGGLGNDTYSVDNAGDVVSEALGDGVDTVISMVDGYTLTSRVEVLILDGSGDLSGNGNSLANTIIGNRGSNFLTGGCGADTIDGGIGNDDIFGGSGHDIITGGKGADGLYGELGFDVFVFAVHSGVDTLYDFHDGQDKLDVSGYGFTSLADLAVTGSIAQVGADTVVTFMGTDSVTLLDTLATDLTATNFIFA; this is translated from the coding sequence ATGACGACGATCGGCTTGACCGACAACAATCAATTGGTCCGCTTTGACGAGAGCAGCCCGTCGGCGGCGACGGTCACCGCCATCACGGGGGTGACGGGGCGGCTGCTCGGCATCGATTTCCGGCCGGTGGATGGCCTGCTCTACGGCATTTCCAGCACCAACCGCGTCTATGAAATCGACATCAACACGGGCCAGGCCACGCTCACCTCGACCCTGTCGGTCGCCTTCGGCAACCAGCCGGGCGGCACCGATTTCAACCCGGTTCCCGACCGCCTGCGCCTGATCGGCGAAGACGGCCGCAACTACCGGGTCAATGTCGACAGCGGCGTGGTCTCGGTCGACGGCTCGCTGGCCTATGACGAGAACGAGGCCAATTTTGGCGATGCGCCGGGGGTGACGGCCGCGGCCTATACAAATTCCGTGGCTGGCGCGACCACCACCGACCTCTACAATTTCGACTCCGCCAATAACGCCTTCGTGCTGCAGGACCCGCCCAACAGCGGCATCCTGTTCAATCTGGGCCCGGCCGATGTGGACATCACCGGCTATGATATCGTCACCCGCGACGGCGGTGGCGAGGACAGCTACGGCGTTGCCGGCTCGACCCTGTATCAGGTGGACTCCAATACCGGCGAATTGACCCTGATCGGCACCGTGGGCGGCGCCAACCCGATCGAATTGCTCGACCTGTCGGTGGTAACCTTGCGCGCCGCCCAGGTCTTCACCCTGAACGACAACAGCAACATCCGCACCTCGGCCGGCGGCGCCGAAACCGTCAAGGGCCTGGGCGGCAACGACACGCTGACGGGCAGTGACGCCATCGACATCCTGTTCGGCGGCCTCGGCAACGATACCCTGACCGGGCTTGGCGGCAATGACCGGCTATTGGGGCAGGACGGCAATGATACCCTGGCCGGCGGTCTGGGCGATGACCGCATCGATGGCGGTGCGGGGATCGACACCGCCTCCTATGCCACCGCCGCCGGGACCCTGCTGATCGATCTGGCGATCAACGGCCTTGCCCAGGCCACGGGCCAGGGCAACGACATCCTGCTGGGGGTCGAGAACCTTATCGGTTCCGCCTTCAACGATGTCCTGCGGGGGGCCAACGGCGCCGCCAACAGCCTGACGGGCGGTACCGGCAACGACACGCTCGAGGGGCGCTCCGGCGACGATACCCTGGCCGGCGGCGTGGGCAACGATACAGCACTCGGCGGCCTGGGGAACGACACGCTGACGGGTGGCGACGGCGACGACACGCTGAACGGCGGCATCGGCGCCGACACCATGAAGGGCGGCCTGGGTAACGATACCTATTCCGTCGACAATGCCGGCGACGTGGTCAGCGAGGCCTTGGGCGACGGCGTCGACACCGTCATCTCGATGGTCGACGGCTATACCCTGACCAGCCGGGTCGAGGTGCTGATCCTCGACGGGTCGGGCGATCTCAGCGGCAACGGCAATTCGCTGGCCAATACCATCATCGGCAACCGCGGCAGCAATTTCCTGACCGGCGGCTGCGGCGCCGATACGATCGACGGCGGGATCGGCAACGATGACATCTTCGGCGGCTCGGGCCACGACATCATCACCGGCGGCAAGGGCGCCGATGGGCTTTACGGCGAGTTGGGCTTCGATGTTTTCGTCTTCGCGGTCCATTCGGGCGTGGACACGCTCTATGACTTCCACGACGGCCAGGACAAGCTCGACGTCTCGGGCTACGGCTTTACCTCGCTGGCCGATCTGGCGGTGACCGGCTCGATCGCTCAAGTGGGCGCGGACACCGTGGTAACCTTCATGGGTACCGACTCGGTCACCCTGCTCGACACGCTCGCTACCGACCTGACGGCCACGAACTTCATCTTCGCCTGA
- a CDS encoding DinB family protein, with product MDLVSHFRHMARNNAWSNERLLRTCLHLSDTEFAAERVGFFPSLQATLNHILIIDRFYVEGLEGGVPTYAHFENEIPCPKAADLIEAQRAVDRRLIALCDALDTAGLTRAVRLDRGAKGMDIETMGPVLAHLFVHQIHHRGQAHAMLSSTRVAPPQLDEYFLDYDAPLRDPDLRDFGLPPLSA from the coding sequence ATGGATCTGGTCAGCCATTTCCGGCACATGGCGCGCAACAATGCCTGGTCGAACGAGCGGCTGCTGCGCACCTGTTTGCACCTGTCCGATACCGAATTCGCGGCGGAACGTGTCGGGTTCTTTCCGTCCCTGCAGGCGACCCTCAACCACATCCTGATCATCGACCGCTTCTATGTCGAAGGGCTGGAGGGCGGGGTGCCGACCTATGCCCATTTCGAGAACGAGATCCCGTGCCCCAAAGCTGCCGACCTGATCGAGGCGCAGCGCGCCGTCGACCGCCGGCTGATCGCCCTGTGTGATGCCCTGGATACCGCGGGCCTGACCCGTGCGGTGCGCCTCGACCGCGGCGCCAAGGGCATGGATATCGAAACCATGGGCCCGGTGCTGGCGCACCTGTTCGTGCACCAGATTCATCACCGCGGCCAGGCCCATGCCATGCTCAGCAGCACAAGGGTGGCGCCGCCGCAGCTCGACGAATATTTCCTCGACTACGACGCCCCGCTGCGCGATCCCGACCTTCGCGACTTCGGCCTGCCGCCGCTCTCGGCTTGA
- the kdsA gene encoding 3-deoxy-8-phosphooctulonate synthase has product MLLDNAAPQRHVKVGSLTIGNDLPLTLIAGPCAMESRAHALEMASALKEICARVGLGLIYKSSFDKANRTSVKSNRGLGMDVALEIFAEIKESLGLPVITDVHLPDQCKPVAEVMDVLQIPAFLSRQTDLLIAAGETGRAINVKKGQFLAPWDMKNVVAKIDSTGNPNTLVCERGASFGYNTLVSDMRSLPIMASETGCPVVFDATHSVQQPGGQGGTSGGDRRFVEPLARAAVAIGVAAVFMETHEDPDNAPSDGPNMVPLDKIEAVLKGLVALDRLTKNGH; this is encoded by the coding sequence ATGCTTCTCGACAACGCCGCCCCGCAACGCCATGTGAAGGTCGGCTCGCTTACCATCGGCAACGACCTGCCGCTGACCCTGATCGCCGGGCCCTGCGCCATGGAGAGCCGGGCCCATGCGCTGGAGATGGCGTCGGCACTGAAGGAAATCTGCGCCCGCGTCGGCCTGGGCCTGATCTACAAGTCATCCTTCGACAAGGCCAACCGCACCTCGGTCAAGTCCAACCGCGGCCTTGGCATGGACGTCGCCCTGGAGATCTTCGCCGAGATCAAGGAGAGCCTGGGCCTGCCGGTGATCACCGACGTGCACCTGCCCGACCAGTGCAAGCCGGTGGCCGAGGTGATGGACGTGCTGCAGATCCCCGCCTTCCTGTCGCGCCAGACCGACCTGCTGATCGCGGCGGGCGAGACCGGCCGGGCGATCAACGTCAAGAAGGGTCAGTTCCTGGCCCCCTGGGACATGAAGAACGTGGTCGCCAAGATCGATTCGACCGGCAACCCCAATACGCTGGTGTGCGAGCGCGGCGCTTCCTTCGGCTACAACACGCTGGTCTCGGACATGCGCTCGCTGCCGATCATGGCGAGCGAGACCGGCTGTCCGGTGGTCTTCGATGCCACCCATTCGGTACAGCAGCCGGGCGGCCAGGGCGGCACCTCGGGCGGTGATCGCCGCTTCGTCGAGCCGCTGGCCCGCGCCGCGGTGGCGATCGGCGTCGCGGCCGTGTTCATGGAAACCCACGAGGATCCCGACAATGCCCCCTCGGACGGCCCCAACATGGTGCCGCTCGACAAGATCGAGGCCGTGCTCAAGGGCCTGGTGGCCCTCGACCGGCTGACCAAGAACGGGCACTGA